From the genome of Gracilibacillus salitolerans, one region includes:
- the thiC gene encoding phosphomethylpyrimidine synthase ThiC, which translates to MSTSSVNEKNISIMSSFSGSKKVYVEGSRPDIKVPMREIELSPTTGTFGEEENPPVRVYDTSGPYTDSNYSVDITKGLPTLRSKWIQERNDVEEYEGREIKPEDNGYQDENDPRANYNVFPGLKRKLLRAKKGSNVTQLHYAKKGIITPEMEFIAIRENMKPEFVRDEVARGRAIIPSNINHPETEPMIIGRNFHVKINANIGNSAVSSSIEQEVEKMTWATRWGADNIMDLSTGKNIHSTREWIIRNSAVPVGTVPIYQALEKVNGVAEDLTWEIYRDTLIEQAEQGVDYFTIHAGVLLRYVPLTAKRLTGIVSRGGSIMAQWCLYHHKESFLYTHFEEICEIMKTYDVSFSLGDGLRPGSIADANDEAQFAELETLGELTKIALEHDVQVMVEGPGHVPMHLIKENMDKQLEVCQEAPFYTLGPLTTDIAPGYDHITSAIGAAMIGWYGTAMLCYVTPKEHLGLPNRDDVREGVITYKIAAHAADLAKGHPGAHKRDVALSKARFEFRWRDQFNLSLDPERALEFHDETLPAEGAKTAHFCSMCGPKFCSMRISQDIRNYAKENKLDTKEAIEKGMKEKANEFKEAGSKLYQ; encoded by the coding sequence ATGTCAACATCCTCAGTAAATGAAAAAAACATTTCCATCATGTCTAGCTTTTCAGGGAGTAAAAAAGTATATGTAGAAGGTTCTAGACCAGACATTAAAGTACCGATGCGTGAAATTGAGTTAAGTCCGACTACAGGAACCTTTGGTGAAGAAGAGAATCCACCAGTCCGTGTCTATGATACTAGCGGACCCTATACAGATTCTAATTATTCGGTTGATATAACAAAAGGACTTCCTACACTTAGAAGCAAATGGATTCAGGAAAGAAATGATGTCGAAGAATATGAAGGTCGAGAAATAAAGCCTGAGGATAATGGATATCAAGATGAGAATGATCCTCGTGCCAATTATAACGTATTTCCTGGTTTAAAAAGAAAACTATTACGTGCAAAAAAAGGGAGCAATGTCACACAACTTCATTATGCTAAAAAGGGAATTATTACTCCTGAAATGGAGTTTATCGCAATAAGGGAAAATATGAAACCTGAATTTGTTCGTGATGAAGTAGCAAGAGGACGAGCGATTATCCCTTCTAATATCAACCATCCAGAGACAGAACCTATGATCATAGGGCGAAATTTCCATGTTAAAATTAATGCGAATATTGGGAATTCTGCTGTTTCATCTTCCATCGAACAAGAGGTTGAAAAAATGACCTGGGCAACACGCTGGGGTGCTGATAATATTATGGATCTTTCAACAGGGAAAAATATTCATTCAACACGTGAATGGATTATTCGAAATTCTGCTGTCCCTGTAGGTACAGTTCCTATTTATCAAGCACTTGAAAAAGTAAATGGCGTTGCAGAGGATCTAACATGGGAAATATACCGTGATACTTTAATTGAACAAGCGGAACAAGGTGTAGATTACTTCACTATTCATGCTGGTGTTCTTTTAAGATATGTACCGTTAACAGCAAAACGTTTAACAGGTATTGTATCCAGAGGTGGATCTATCATGGCACAATGGTGTCTCTATCATCATAAAGAAAGTTTTTTATACACTCATTTTGAAGAAATCTGTGAAATTATGAAAACTTATGATGTATCATTTTCTTTAGGAGATGGATTACGCCCTGGATCAATTGCAGATGCAAATGATGAAGCTCAATTTGCAGAGTTAGAAACTCTTGGAGAACTAACAAAGATTGCTTTGGAACATGATGTGCAGGTTATGGTTGAAGGTCCCGGACACGTTCCAATGCACCTTATTAAAGAAAATATGGATAAACAACTAGAAGTGTGTCAAGAAGCACCTTTCTATACACTTGGACCACTGACCACTGATATTGCCCCTGGATATGATCATATTACATCGGCTATTGGTGCCGCCATGATTGGTTGGTATGGCACGGCTATGCTTTGTTATGTTACGCCAAAAGAACACTTAGGTTTACCAAATCGAGATGATGTACGAGAAGGTGTTATAACATATAAAATCGCCGCACATGCTGCCGATTTAGCAAAGGGACATCCTGGAGCTCACAAAAGAGACGTTGCCTTATCAAAAGCTCGATTTGAATTCCGTTGGAGAGATCAGTTTAATTTATCTTTAGATCCGGAACGTGCATTAGAATTTCACGATGAAACACTACCTGCAGAAGGGGCAAAAACAGCACATTTCTGTTCCATGTGTGGACCGAAATTTTGCAGTATGAGGATCTCTCAGGATATACGTAATTACGCTAAAGAAAACAAGCTGGATACAAAGGAAGCTATTGAAAAAGGAATGAAAGAAAAAGCTAACGAATTTAAAGAAGCTGGAAGTAAATTATATCAGTAA
- a CDS encoding DUF3231 family protein: protein MKGFVKNSTIAPVTLSTFFHKDSTIRYHLNVLKTSMDNTNEPKSPLHVIEVGGCWTYLTLVEEFIRYEEIGLNTTSDDEVMELLNDVIKTCESHVKRLNEFMKKEGIPLPDVVSAKPKSNPKEVPLGVKLSDDEITNGIAFKLVTCLETCARGQAEAIRNDVGIMWLQFYSEWVTIGTTLKTLMRKRGWIKVPPYYYPPGSPTR, encoded by the coding sequence ATGAAAGGTTTTGTAAAAAATTCAACAATCGCACCAGTTACTTTAAGTACATTCTTTCACAAAGATAGCACAATTAGATATCATTTGAACGTGTTAAAAACATCAATGGACAATACGAACGAACCAAAATCTCCTCTTCATGTAATAGAAGTTGGGGGGTGTTGGACGTATTTAACTTTGGTTGAAGAATTTATTCGTTATGAAGAAATTGGCTTAAATACGACTTCAGATGATGAAGTAATGGAATTACTTAATGATGTGATTAAAACATGCGAATCACATGTTAAAAGGTTAAACGAATTTATGAAAAAAGAAGGGATACCTTTACCAGATGTCGTGTCCGCTAAACCAAAATCTAATCCAAAAGAAGTACCTTTAGGTGTAAAGTTATCAGATGATGAAATCACAAATGGTATTGCTTTTAAGCTAGTTACATGTTTGGAAACATGTGCAAGAGGACAAGCTGAAGCTATTCGTAATGATGTTGGAATAATGTGGCTCCAATTTTATTCAGAGTGGGTAACGATTGGTACAACGCTAAAAACTTTAATGCGTAAACGTGGTTGGATTAAGGTTCCACCTTATTATTATCCGCCTGGTTCACCAACACGATAA
- a CDS encoding biofilm-forming protein: MAKKGIQNSSIEQIRKDHETESAFSADNAKKQKKKRGK, from the coding sequence ATGGCAAAGAAAGGAATTCAAAATTCAAGTATCGAGCAAATTAGAAAAGATCATGAGACTGAGTCCGCATTTAGTGCAGACAATGCTAAAAAGCAAAAAAAGAAACGTGGTAAATAA
- a CDS encoding YetF domain-containing protein, producing the protein MGFTDITFRIISTFLVLLFLTRIMGRKELRQLTFFNFVSGIAIGSIAASLVVNQNLDFWVGLYALSGWAILTITMGIVDIKSKKAREIIEGQPAILIKQGKIMEDELRKARLDIDALHALLRKKNVFSVTDVDYALFETDGTLSVMKKEDKQTLTKGDMNVQVVKTEPFPIATEVISDGKINKSNLSKLNLDENWLETQLKQARVNDISDIFFAEIQKDGTLYIDTRDDHIPKQ; encoded by the coding sequence ATGGGTTTTACTGACATTACGTTTAGAATTATATCTACATTTTTGGTCCTTTTATTTCTGACAAGAATAATGGGTAGAAAAGAGCTGCGTCAGTTAACATTTTTTAATTTTGTTTCTGGAATTGCCATTGGTTCGATAGCAGCTTCCCTTGTTGTAAACCAAAATTTAGATTTCTGGGTTGGGCTATATGCTTTATCTGGATGGGCAATTCTAACTATCACTATGGGGATAGTTGATATCAAATCTAAGAAAGCTCGAGAAATTATCGAAGGACAACCAGCGATTCTAATTAAACAAGGAAAAATTATGGAAGATGAATTACGAAAAGCCAGATTAGATATCGATGCTTTACATGCACTGTTGCGAAAGAAAAATGTATTCTCCGTCACTGATGTAGATTATGCACTTTTTGAAACGGATGGGACACTTTCTGTCATGAAAAAAGAAGATAAACAAACGCTAACTAAAGGTGATATGAATGTACAAGTAGTAAAAACAGAACCATTCCCAATAGCTACAGAAGTTATTTCTGACGGAAAGATCAATAAGTCCAACTTATCCAAATTAAACCTAGATGAAAATTGGCTAGAAACACAATTGAAACAAGCTAGAGTAAATGATATATCCGATATATTTTTCGCTGAGATCCAGAAAGATGGAACATTATATATTGACACAAGAGATGATCATATTCCTAAGCAATAG
- the nagZ gene encoding beta-N-acetylhexosaminidase, protein MIKKLSILVMIFSLIVLSSCSNKPIKEHSSSTHNLEALSTIESNNRLLTQIYQVAETGKVSKDKWKSGEDTIMEVEKDWGLADNKSEANSGTYATYEKKQVVFGFNEKGQIYDLRSHSNKLQHITQKETEQVLGAPDEIRHFQEQNIYVYQINQTYQLKLIFPPATDNTDRKLSHISVVYLPWDPSVNETDPSYSIDTMTITEKIGQLMMIGLESTSIDQQATYYIKQKKVGGFILLKKNIENTQQTVDFINDLKRNNDNQIPLFLGIDEEGGRITRLPEEISATPSSQAIGKRNDSDWSYQVGKLLAKKVKAFGFNINFAPVLDVNSNPNNPVIGDRSFGDEPELVSNMAIAQMKGLAAENVMPVGKHFPGHGDTAVDSHIDLPLLDHSLERLQQVELVPFQQAIDHGVEAMMIGHLMVPSIDPDNPATLSEEMIQGVLRNELGFDGLVISDDLTMGAILENYEIGDAAVQAIQAGTDLLLICHGYDQIDAVFDAMEEAVANGEISMQNLDDSVDRVLKLKEKYGITNEKMESIDVEQLNQEIKEILQTE, encoded by the coding sequence ATGATAAAGAAATTAAGTATATTAGTGATGATATTTTCACTTATAGTCTTAAGTAGTTGCAGTAACAAACCAATAAAAGAACACTCTTCTTCCACTCATAATCTGGAAGCTTTATCAACCATCGAATCAAACAACAGGCTACTTACTCAAATTTATCAGGTGGCGGAAACAGGAAAAGTATCAAAAGATAAATGGAAAAGTGGTGAAGACACCATTATGGAGGTGGAAAAAGATTGGGGGCTAGCTGATAACAAATCAGAAGCTAATTCTGGTACTTATGCGACATACGAAAAAAAACAGGTAGTATTTGGATTTAATGAAAAAGGGCAAATTTACGATCTACGGTCTCATTCTAATAAATTACAACACATTACCCAAAAAGAGACGGAACAAGTATTAGGTGCACCTGATGAAATAAGACATTTTCAAGAGCAGAATATTTACGTTTATCAAATAAACCAAACATATCAATTAAAATTAATATTTCCTCCAGCAACAGATAACACTGATAGAAAGCTGAGCCATATCTCTGTAGTTTATTTACCTTGGGATCCTTCTGTTAACGAAACAGACCCTTCCTATTCGATTGATACAATGACAATAACTGAAAAGATTGGTCAATTAATGATGATTGGATTGGAAAGTACCTCCATCGATCAACAAGCTACTTATTATATTAAACAAAAAAAGGTTGGAGGTTTTATCTTATTAAAGAAGAATATCGAAAACACCCAACAAACAGTCGATTTTATCAATGACTTAAAACGGAACAATGACAATCAAATACCTTTATTTTTAGGAATCGACGAAGAAGGTGGACGAATTACGAGACTTCCTGAAGAGATCTCGGCAACACCATCAAGTCAAGCAATTGGAAAAAGAAATGACAGTGATTGGTCTTATCAAGTCGGAAAACTGTTAGCCAAAAAAGTGAAGGCGTTTGGCTTTAATATCAATTTTGCTCCTGTACTCGATGTTAACAGTAATCCAAATAACCCTGTTATTGGAGACCGGTCATTTGGAGACGAACCTGAACTAGTGAGTAACATGGCAATTGCACAAATGAAAGGCTTGGCTGCTGAAAATGTCATGCCAGTTGGAAAACATTTTCCTGGTCATGGAGATACTGCTGTTGATTCACATATCGATCTGCCTCTTCTTGATCATTCGCTTGAAAGATTACAACAAGTAGAGCTCGTACCTTTTCAGCAAGCGATTGATCATGGTGTTGAAGCAATGATGATTGGTCATTTAATGGTACCATCGATTGACCCAGACAATCCTGCTACATTATCGGAAGAAATGATTCAAGGGGTGTTAAGAAACGAATTAGGTTTTGATGGTCTTGTGATAAGCGATGATTTAACTATGGGTGCGATTTTAGAGAACTATGAGATTGGTGATGCAGCTGTTCAAGCAATTCAGGCAGGGACTGATTTGTTATTGATATGCCATGGATATGACCAAATCGACGCAGTATTTGATGCAATGGAAGAAGCTGTAGCGAATGGAGAAATCTCAATGCAAAACCTGGATGACAGTGTAGATCGTGTATTAAAACTGAAAGAGAAATACGGTATAACAAATGAAAAAATGGAGTCTATAGACGTAGAACAGTTAAATCAAGAGATAAAAGAAATATTACAGACTGAGTAA
- a CDS encoding cache domain-containing sensor histidine kinase, with protein MSILQYAFNLYNKEIYRQSAQALQVSTNSVEAELKKMERLSYQITTDTYVQSYLLELRNTDSSYDQFMIGNELRKRLLHIGALNKYVQSIQVYDTYDKEYASGNLIINLSEERLGTMKGAAKEKEGGVNWLSPYESDEAVMAVRDIREYMDFSFERLGTVGIRVDINEIMKELTSNLEEQETNFLIFDQNEQHVFANENDLDEIKPSDFTVNQQGYQIIKHNGERYFLTYSEANHLDWTYMILTPYSNLFTVISQARTAVFLTYFGLFLLMIFLGTKFTGTIVNPIESLNKKMKKVQTGDLDYYDVGMETELTKDEAGQMHENFKKMMNQINYLIGENYKKQLLIKESEFKTLQAQVNPHFLYNTLESINWSAKIVGEKKISQMAESLGYVLRASINMKDALIPLEEELTIVDHYITIQSYRFDERLQFTKDIPKQFLQVQVPKFIIQPLVENAIRYGLQEMIGVCKIHLSIQESEDALFIFIEDNGPGMQKSYLEQIESGDYQPKSTGIGLRNINERVKILFGEEFGLVIDSEIGNGTKVSIILPKEDNETYVQSVVSR; from the coding sequence TTGTCAATTTTACAATACGCTTTTAATCTCTACAATAAGGAAATTTACCGTCAATCTGCTCAAGCATTGCAAGTCTCAACGAACTCTGTAGAAGCGGAATTAAAGAAGATGGAACGTCTTTCCTATCAAATAACTACCGATACATATGTACAATCCTATTTATTAGAATTAAGAAACACTGATTCTAGCTATGATCAATTTATGATAGGAAACGAACTTCGCAAGAGATTACTGCATATCGGTGCTTTAAATAAATATGTACAATCGATTCAAGTGTATGATACATATGACAAAGAGTATGCCAGTGGTAATTTAATCATAAATTTATCTGAAGAAAGATTAGGAACGATGAAAGGGGCAGCAAAAGAGAAAGAGGGTGGTGTTAACTGGTTATCACCATATGAGAGTGATGAGGCAGTAATGGCAGTTCGGGATATACGTGAATATATGGATTTTTCTTTTGAAAGATTAGGAACAGTTGGAATAAGAGTAGACATTAACGAAATTATGAAAGAGCTCACTAGTAATTTGGAGGAACAGGAAACTAATTTTCTCATTTTTGATCAAAATGAACAGCATGTGTTCGCTAATGAAAATGATTTAGACGAAATTAAACCATCAGATTTTACAGTTAATCAACAGGGATATCAAATTATAAAACATAACGGTGAAAGGTATTTTTTAACTTATTCAGAAGCGAATCATTTAGATTGGACGTATATGATCTTAACGCCTTACAGTAATTTGTTTACGGTGATTAGCCAAGCACGAACGGCAGTTTTTTTAACATATTTTGGACTATTCTTACTGATGATTTTCTTAGGAACCAAGTTCACCGGTACGATTGTGAATCCAATTGAAAGTTTGAATAAAAAAATGAAAAAAGTTCAGACAGGTGACTTGGATTATTATGATGTTGGAATGGAAACAGAACTAACCAAAGATGAAGCAGGACAAATGCATGAGAATTTCAAGAAAATGATGAACCAGATTAATTATTTAATTGGTGAAAATTATAAAAAACAATTATTAATTAAAGAATCAGAATTTAAAACATTGCAGGCACAAGTAAATCCACATTTTCTTTATAACACACTTGAATCAATCAACTGGTCTGCAAAAATAGTTGGTGAAAAGAAAATATCACAAATGGCAGAATCACTCGGCTATGTCTTACGAGCGTCAATTAATATGAAAGATGCGTTGATTCCACTAGAAGAAGAACTTACCATAGTAGACCACTATATTACGATTCAAAGTTATCGTTTTGATGAAAGGTTACAGTTTACCAAAGATATACCTAAGCAATTCTTACAAGTGCAGGTGCCGAAATTCATTATTCAACCATTAGTAGAAAATGCGATTCGCTATGGTCTTCAAGAGATGATCGGTGTTTGTAAAATTCATCTCTCGATTCAAGAGAGTGAAGACGCGTTGTTTATTTTCATAGAGGACAATGGACCAGGCATGCAAAAGTCTTACCTAGAACAAATTGAATCAGGTGACTACCAGCCAAAAAGTACGGGGATCGGACTGCGAAACATAAATGAACGTGTCAAAATTCTTTTCGGAGAGGAATTTGGACTTGTAATTGACAGCGAAATTGGAAATGGTACCAAAGTTTCCATCATTTTGCCGAAGGAGGATAATGAAACTTATGTACAAAGTGTTGTTAGTAGATGA
- a CDS encoding response regulator: MYKVLLVDDERMILDGISVIVDWNKYDTELVGKAMNGLEAYDFIKNQPPDIVITDITMPGLDGIELVKKAREDYPSIKWIFLSGFNEFEYARQAMRFGVKHYLLKPCNEDNISEALNDIVKEKKEEEEALEYMKAMEEEVIKNTVNDHEEVLKQFFIYEQITDKSRTKMNHIVDDLYPSEPFLFWMLFIEGKIAYDRINQLIETINQSFLHEQVITTLIENKVIVMMRYSAGNQKTIKRFFQTEMEQSTLSTTSVLSRGFTKEEIKKIPTLDEMVQQVFYQPRHSFITYQNWFQFDEKFKSDIEIDLDTILYYLKQQQKEEAVSYLLDFIEKLKIHQVAPKITRGYFIQIYLLLMSKLAHHSTEDRVQAIGRMEDYQHITDFITYFEDLFERMMQEETPKKYSKVVRQMLTSIEEEIENPELSLQWLANHCLYMNADYLGKTFKKEIGQRFSSYVTNARINKAVEIIEAEQDIKVFELAERLGFGNNPQYFSQIFKRMKGFTPSEIIKSNEG; encoded by the coding sequence ATGTACAAAGTGTTGTTAGTAGATGATGAGCGAATGATTTTAGATGGTATTTCTGTGATTGTTGATTGGAATAAATATGATACAGAGTTAGTAGGGAAAGCAATGAATGGATTGGAAGCGTATGATTTTATTAAGAACCAGCCACCTGACATTGTTATTACTGATATAACAATGCCAGGTTTAGATGGTATTGAGCTTGTGAAGAAAGCGAGAGAAGATTACCCTTCTATAAAATGGATTTTTTTATCGGGTTTTAACGAATTCGAATATGCAAGACAAGCCATGCGATTTGGAGTAAAGCATTACTTGTTGAAACCATGTAATGAAGACAATATTTCAGAAGCACTAAATGACATTGTCAAAGAAAAAAAAGAAGAAGAGGAAGCTCTAGAATATATGAAGGCAATGGAAGAAGAAGTGATAAAAAACACGGTTAATGATCATGAAGAGGTGTTGAAGCAGTTTTTTATTTATGAACAAATAACGGATAAAAGTCGGACTAAAATGAACCATATAGTGGATGATCTCTATCCATCAGAGCCATTCTTATTTTGGATGCTTTTTATAGAAGGAAAAATAGCATATGATCGAATCAATCAACTAATAGAAACGATTAATCAATCTTTTCTACATGAGCAAGTCATTACAACATTAATAGAAAATAAAGTGATTGTGATGATGCGATATTCAGCAGGTAATCAAAAAACAATTAAACGGTTTTTCCAAACTGAAATGGAACAGAGTACATTAAGTACGACTTCCGTTTTATCGAGAGGCTTTACGAAAGAAGAAATAAAAAAAATCCCAACACTAGATGAAATGGTGCAACAAGTATTTTATCAACCAAGGCATAGTTTTATTACATATCAAAATTGGTTCCAATTTGATGAAAAGTTCAAATCAGATATTGAAATTGATCTTGATACCATTTTGTATTATTTAAAACAGCAACAAAAGGAAGAAGCCGTTTCCTACCTTTTAGATTTTATTGAAAAACTAAAAATACACCAAGTAGCCCCAAAGATTACACGAGGTTATTTTATTCAAATTTATTTATTGTTAATGAGTAAACTAGCACATCATTCAACAGAGGATCGGGTTCAAGCAATTGGACGAATGGAGGATTATCAGCATATCACAGATTTTATTACGTATTTTGAAGATCTCTTTGAAAGGATGATGCAAGAAGAAACACCAAAAAAATATTCGAAAGTGGTTCGACAAATGTTGACTTCGATTGAAGAAGAGATTGAAAACCCTGAGTTATCACTTCAATGGTTAGCTAATCATTGCCTATATATGAATGCTGACTATTTAGGGAAAACCTTTAAAAAAGAAATTGGTCAACGTTTCTCATCCTATGTAACCAATGCACGAATTAATAAAGCAGTAGAGATTATAGAAGCAGAACAGGATATTAAAGTATTTGAGTTAGCAGAGAGACTAGGGTTTGGTAATAATCCACAATATTTTAGCCAAATATTTAAAAGAATGAAGGGATTTACACCATCGGAGATTATTAAATCTAATGAAGGATAA
- a CDS encoding ABC transporter substrate-binding protein, translated as MKKSLLILLGIIMILLLAACSGDDSSEDTGGDTDDTSEETDSDSEASGDEVTVRIAWWGSQPRHDYTLEVIELYEEQNPNVSIEPEYASWDDYWQKLSPQAAANELPDIIQMDLSYISQYAENGQLADLEQFLGNEIDDSNIAENTIEGGRINDGLYGFNLGSNALSFQYNPEVLAEIGVDEIPDTYSWDEYQSMAQQAADAGYFFDNGMQADVFFNYYLRQNGARLYAEDGSGLGYDDDQLFIDFFTILQEQVDMEATPTPDYLAQLAGPEDDPVVEGEGVGIFQWSNQFVGLEDMSEHTFAFGTPPGENLEDGLFLKPSMYFSISENSEQKEVAADFIDFWVNDVEANKLILGDRGVPVSSVVQEEIADDVSEAQQAVFDYVAWAEENSTPMGAPDPAGAGEIIEQLTNISEQISYGEISPEDAAEHFRTQAESILGN; from the coding sequence ATGAAAAAATCTTTGTTAATACTATTAGGAATAATAATGATTCTTTTGTTAGCTGCATGTAGTGGCGACGATAGCTCTGAAGATACAGGTGGCGACACAGATGATACTTCAGAAGAAACAGACTCTGACTCAGAAGCAAGTGGAGATGAAGTAACTGTAAGAATTGCTTGGTGGGGCTCACAGCCACGTCATGATTATACGCTGGAAGTCATTGAATTGTATGAAGAACAAAATCCAAATGTATCAATTGAACCAGAATATGCTAGTTGGGATGATTACTGGCAAAAATTATCACCTCAAGCAGCAGCAAATGAATTACCAGACATTATTCAAATGGATTTATCTTATATATCTCAGTACGCAGAAAATGGCCAATTAGCTGATTTAGAGCAGTTTCTTGGCAATGAAATCGATGATTCAAATATTGCTGAAAACACTATCGAAGGTGGAAGAATTAACGATGGACTTTACGGTTTTAACCTAGGTTCAAATGCGCTAAGTTTTCAATATAATCCAGAGGTTTTAGCGGAAATTGGAGTTGATGAAATCCCTGATACTTACTCATGGGATGAATATCAATCAATGGCTCAACAAGCTGCAGATGCAGGATATTTCTTTGATAATGGTATGCAAGCAGATGTGTTTTTTAACTATTACTTACGTCAAAATGGTGCTCGTCTCTACGCAGAAGATGGAAGTGGTCTTGGATATGATGACGATCAATTATTTATAGACTTTTTCACGATTTTACAAGAACAGGTGGATATGGAAGCGACTCCAACCCCTGATTATTTGGCGCAATTAGCAGGTCCTGAGGATGATCCAGTCGTAGAAGGTGAAGGAGTAGGGATTTTCCAATGGTCAAACCAATTTGTAGGATTGGAAGATATGTCAGAACACACTTTTGCATTTGGTACTCCTCCGGGAGAGAATTTAGAAGATGGTTTATTCTTAAAACCTAGTATGTATTTCTCTATTTCTGAAAATTCGGAGCAAAAAGAAGTAGCGGCTGACTTTATTGATTTTTGGGTGAATGATGTCGAAGCAAACAAACTTATTCTTGGTGACCGTGGGGTTCCTGTTTCTTCTGTAGTTCAGGAAGAAATTGCAGATGATGTTTCTGAAGCACAGCAAGCAGTATTTGATTATGTTGCATGGGCGGAAGAGAATAGTACACCAATGGGTGCACCAGATCCGGCAGGTGCAGGTGAAATCATCGAGCAACTAACTAATATAAGTGAACAAATTTCTTATGGAGAGATCTCACCAGAAGATGCAGCTGAACATTTCAGAACACAAGCGGAAAGTATTTTAGGCAACTAA
- a CDS encoding carbohydrate ABC transporter permease — protein sequence MQTHMKQNLWGYLFIGPFIIGFLAFTIIPIVASFYFSFTSYNLFNPPEWIGLDNFKEMFTSDPRYLHSLKITFIYVFAGVPLRLLFALAVAMLLNTASRAVGLYRTLYYLPSLIGGSVAVAIMWRNIFGDEGIVNLALMTMGIDPVRWFGNPTAALWMLIFLSVWQFGSSMLIFLAGLKSIPQSYYEAASVDGASFFQKFYNITIPMLSPVILFNAVMQTIAAFMTFVPAYIISKGTGGPLDGTLLYSLYLFKQGFEFFHMGYASAMAWVMLVIIGILTSIIFFSSKYWVHYESEGGR from the coding sequence ATGCAAACTCATATGAAGCAAAATTTGTGGGGATATCTATTTATTGGACCGTTTATTATAGGCTTTTTGGCATTTACGATTATTCCTATAGTTGCTTCTTTCTACTTTTCATTTACTTCATATAATTTATTCAATCCACCTGAATGGATAGGGTTAGACAATTTTAAAGAAATGTTTACATCTGATCCTAGATATTTACATTCATTAAAAATTACATTTATCTACGTATTTGCGGGAGTTCCTTTACGATTACTCTTTGCATTAGCCGTAGCAATGTTGTTAAACACAGCCTCTAGAGCGGTAGGTTTGTATCGTACTTTATATTACTTGCCATCATTAATTGGGGGTAGTGTAGCAGTTGCGATTATGTGGCGTAACATTTTTGGTGACGAGGGAATTGTTAACCTAGCACTAATGACAATGGGTATTGACCCTGTTCGTTGGTTTGGTAATCCAACTGCAGCATTATGGATGTTAATTTTCTTATCTGTGTGGCAATTCGGCTCATCGATGTTAATTTTCTTGGCAGGTCTTAAGTCCATACCACAAAGCTACTATGAAGCAGCTAGTGTTGATGGCGCAAGTTTCTTTCAGAAATTTTATAACATAACGATACCTATGTTAAGTCCAGTAATTTTATTTAATGCAGTTATGCAAACAATTGCAGCATTTATGACATTTGTTCCTGCCTATATTATATCAAAAGGAACAGGTGGTCCATTAGATGGAACATTATTGTATTCACTATACTTGTTTAAACAAGGTTTTGAATTCTTCCATATGGGATATGCATCAGCAATGGCTTGGGTAATGCTAGTCATTATTGGGATTTTAACATCAATCATTTTCTTTTCATCTAAATATTGGGTTCATTACGAATCAGAGGGAGGCAGATAG